The stretch of DNA TTGGCTCGAACGGTGAAAAAACCGGACTGTCTGGCTCACAATGTCGCAAACAAAAACACTAggtattgattacttatttatgctgGCTCACAATGTCGCAAACGAAcacactacttatttattgatagtatatatttgtgtggtgaaagttttaaatctcattttacttgtattgtgacaattaaagcattcaattcaattcaattcaaatgatcAACAAATACCACCAATAACAACTTTTATACTTACCTTTGAGGAGAATTAAAACTCACCTGCGTTTATAACGAGCGGAGAACAGCTTAGGAAAGCGAACAGATGTAGAAACATTCTGGTCTTCATTTGGTTTCTGCTTACATCAGGTCGTTAAACTTTGAAGGATCGTAAAGGGTCGATTCTTTTGCTGAATTCTTGCCGATCATCCGTGTCACCGTGTCTGTCCGATGTGCTTCTGTTTCTCTGATTCTCTTTGCGTGACAACCTTCCCGTGAACAAACCGGAAAAACCAAAATTTGCTCCGCCCCTAATTggcagtggcgggctgtcaggtccttaaaggccttctctgctggcctaagaaatcatatattctattttgtccatcaatacgtacttattattccaaatggtctgttagcttcctttcattgctttccccccctggttgcactgcttccagatgtgtgttttcatattgaagcatttaaccaatcacatttcagccattatttgttgccagatcagatctgcctcaaagccttcacaatcagttcttgcgggctctgctgcattaaactagattgttgcttttaaccaatcagatttcgaattggcaaccccacaatgatttttcataggcgttagcattttgctggctgggacatgtcattgctttcacaaactatgattggctagtaggcgggccaaagcagccagagatcgcaaactccacccacatggccgacagtggcaaaaacaaatggattctgttgcagatttctctcacaaagctattttccagacggacttttccagaaaaaaatggacatcattaagaaagggcggtcaactccgaagctagcaagcctgttacagccgggaaaatggtgtgtgcggcactttcagtgtgctaacttagctccacaagcaaatagtatattgttgttttgatttaaagccattttcaaaacggactatgccagaaatatgacaggacaggctcgactttcatcattagcttcgatggcgataggaaagaaggaagaaagaaaggaggatggatattgtgtaaaaaggatttttggtgagtaaaatatggctatattcctaaataatatttcaattgtgggccaagttctgatatctgaaaagctccagtgtttgtatttaatctccagtgtttgtatttaatcacaaaatgctgctaggaagtggattttaccccatttttgtgcattaatttattgattattttttatgtgttgcagctgtagctgcagtagaggttttatagccataaaatagatttgagggttggattgatacgttgaaggcgctaccagaaaatgcaccgcctgCCACTGCTAATTGGTAATCCAACTGGTCGTTCTTTATGCTTTGTGGATAGTTTTAATTGCAAAGCATTTGTCCCCAACCTAAccctctttctattttctcgcgaaccggctaatggggagggcgacaacttaagacaaaattgtgtgagGGTGGCTTCGGTGCACCAACGACACCCATGACGgcaaaaaacaagtcccaagcataatagcaattatttattattattataacaacttttctcatttcaagtaggagggggagattgaaaacgttaatattttttactctgatggACCGGCACTAGGTAGCTCGTGGACCGGTACCTGTCCGAGATCACCAATAACACCGACTTTGTGGTTCGATACGTTTTTTTAGACATTCACGGAAAGTGGGagtgcaaaaacacaattagTGTAAAAGCTTTCATCAACGTCGCGTTCAAATTTGCACCAATCCGACCGTTTCCTCATATTTGTTTCgttttctctcgctctctcccatAGATTCTCAAAATTCCAACTTTCTGTGGTTGCCTAAACGCAACAGACTCCATGGAAACGCTAGCAAGCTTGCGTACGTTCTAGCTAGCTAAGCTAACACAGTTTGTCTTCGTTTCAGCTCgagatattttctttttccgACTCTTTTCTCAGCAAAGATGAATCTAACTCCAGATGCACGAACGAGGTAACGTTTTCTCGCCGTTGTATTGGCGTTCGTGCCTCACAGAAGGCCGTCAATGTTCGCCGAGCTAATTAGCCGAGCGAAACACGTCCCACtcagtgttgtttttgtttctgaaaTAAGCCCAATTATAAGAACGATGAGCAAAGTGACCCATGGTCCGACCACCAGAAAATGGGGTCCAACTAATTCGATACGATTCGTTGTACGCTCTTAGCTGCCTCATTGCGTGCCTattcaaaaatgtctttcaacAGGAACATTTTTACGtctatcaatttaaaaaaatgtttatcgaTCGCAAAAAAACGGCTTCGGGGTTATGGTTTGGCCCACAGTTTGCTAGTAGGCGACCCCTGATCTGGAAGGACATGTTACCGAAGCAGTGACGTGAACTTGGACGATCGCCCCTGTCCCGTCGTTTTTGTTTTCAGGGACAACCAGACCAGGAGGATCCAGGAGAACATCAGCAACGTGGAGAAGCACTTTGGCGAACTGTGCGCCTTGTTTGGCGCGTACGGCCTCAAGACCGCCAGGCTCCGCGACAAGGCCGACTTGCTGGTGCGAGAAATCGCCGACTACGCCGACACAGAGACGCCGGGGCTCAAGAAAGGCATGAAGTGTTATGCCGATCATCTGGCCAAGATTCAGGACTACCGGCACGCCGAGGTCCGTTCGTACGGACGAGCGAATCGCCGGACGTCCGTTCCTGACCCGTCTGCTTTCAGGTGGAGCGACTTGAGGCCAAGGTCATCGAACCTCTCAAAGGCTACGGCGTGTTGGTGCGGCGCAAACGGGTGAGTGCCGCCGCCCAATTAGCTTTTAGCGTTAGCAAGGCGACCTTGACGGCGCCGTGGTGCAGGAGGACGTGAAGTTGGCCTGCAGCGCCAGGACACGCGAGTCCAAGCAGATGCAGCAGCTAGAACAAACTCGACAGCGAAACCCAGGCGACCGGCAGATCATCGTATCCTTTTTCGCCGAGCGTTCCGCATGCGCTTTCATGGCTCCGGGGCCTCTTTCCTTAACCCCGCCTCCAGTCCCAGGTGCGTCAACGGCGGTTCCGCGTGACGAATGacatgatgataatgatgatggtGGTGTGCGTCAGGCCGAGAGCGAGTTGCAGCGAGCCACCTTGGACGCCGCGCGGACCACGCGGCAGCTAGAGGAGACCATCGATGACTTTGAGAAGCAAAAGATTCAAGACATCAAGGTAGGAGACCAGCGCCGACCTTCCCTGACCGCTCTGTCTCACCGccggtgtctttttcagaggaTCCTGTGCGACTTTGCACGTGTGGAGATGACCTTCCACGCCAAAGCCTTGGAGCTCTACACGATGGCCTACCAGAGCATTCACGACGTGGACGAGGATGACGACCTCGAGGTCAGTCGCGAGGCGACCCGGCCTCTGAGGGCTGGGGATTGGACGGCGCGGGGTCGTGACGATTGCGGCCTTTTTTTTCAGGTCTTTAGGAGCTCGCTGCACCCGCCCGACTACCCACTGCGCTCAGGCGTGATACGCGCAAACTCTCGTGCTTCCTTGGACGGGACCGCCTCCTCCTTCCTGACCTCGACGGCGGCGTTTCAGGTAGACTCCGCCCGCAAGCTATACCCGCCGCCCGTCTTAGATTGCGTCGCTCGCCCTTGCAACAGAGGGCCTTAGGACGACAGACCGAAGAAGAGGGAGACTCAGATGAAGAcgaggaagaggatgaggaggaagaagaagaagaagagtctGACGAGGAAACTCCATGACATTGTTCGtgccataataataaaaacatttcattagTACCCATACTTATCAAATGTAAAAATTTGACTGACATTGAGGAATTCATcttgctagttttttttttatacaattcAGTATTGTGATTGTTATACTGTATTTTGTTCTGTCATGAAACTATTTGTCAGATGTTATGATTCTAGGTAGAATCATTctacaatacaaaaatgaattccatggccgccattgatggtgctaagATAGCCAATTGACGTACACCGGGAGGAAAGAATGCATAAATTATTCACAACAGATTGGACATCGAgaaccgtcaatggcattcatAGCCAGCGTTcagtttaaatacatttaataactatcgttgtcaatgggacagaatgaaacaaaaacatttcctaaaatccaaaataaaagatACAATGTTCTCTCCTCATGTTGTGATGTGGGTGTAGGCACATTGAATTACATTGTTTAAAGAAAACCACGGTTTTATTTTATAAACCGTGATATTTCGAGAGAGGGAAAGAGTCGCTCATTTTCTTTATCTAAAACGTTTTTAGTAATGTAAGACGAAAAGTTATTTCCTTATACGTACTTATTTAGTAATGTAAGAAGAAAAGTTATTTCCTTATACACAAGGAATGTCGCCGAGCGCCTATTTATCGGAATTGGGATCAAGAGATTCTTTGTACGCATGCGCGTCGTCACGTGATGACGAAACCCGGAAGTGGCAGTGTTTACCTCGGGGTTTTGTGTTGaaaatggcggcggcggcggcggtgaagGGTGAGGAGAGGCcaacgcggcggcggcgagggcgAAGGGAGAGCCGCCTGAGGGAAGCCGTCGAGCGACAACTGGCGGCGGCGACGGAGCGCGTCTTGCGGCTGCTGGAGGAGAGGCCCAGCCCGGATTCACGCCACCTCAGGCGGATGCTCGCCGAGGCACTCGCCGCTGCCGTCGACCCCATCTTCAGCGAGTACGAGGCAGGAGCACGAGCGCCTGCGGGGGAAGGAGAAACACAGGCGGGAGGTCAGTACTCGTCGGCTCCCACTGACGACACTCGACGTCCGAccttttgaagtgggagagtTGACAGAGAATAACCGAATGTCAGCCAGCCTTCTACTCCCAAATATAATGGAGGTCATGAAAAGACCCATGTTGGACACACTCCcatcaattaaattaaaaagaagtCCTAACTACCTTATTagtcaatttattttttgggttatggtgaaaaacaa from Stigmatopora argus isolate UIUO_Sarg chromosome 21, RoL_Sarg_1.0, whole genome shotgun sequence encodes:
- the cibar1 gene encoding CBY1-interacting BAR domain-containing protein 1 isoform X1, with the protein product MYIVWIKIWILAMKFFLMCPSLARTVKKPDCLAHNVANKNTRDNQTRRIQENISNVEKHFGELCALFGAYGLKTARLRDKADLLVREIADYADTETPGLKKGMKCYADHLAKIQDYRHAEVERLEAKVIEPLKGYGVLVRRKREDVKLACSARTRESKQMQQLEQTRQRNPGDRQIISQAESELQRATLDAARTTRQLEETIDDFEKQKIQDIKRILCDFARVEMTFHAKALELYTMAYQSIHDVDEDDDLEVFRSSLHPPDYPLRSGVIRANSRASLDGTASSFLTSTAAFQRALGRQTEEEGDSDEDEEEDEEEEEEEESDEETP
- the cibar1 gene encoding CBY1-interacting BAR domain-containing protein 1 isoform X2, giving the protein MNLTPDARTRDNQTRRIQENISNVEKHFGELCALFGAYGLKTARLRDKADLLVREIADYADTETPGLKKGMKCYADHLAKIQDYRHAEVERLEAKVIEPLKGYGVLVRRKREDVKLACSARTRESKQMQQLEQTRQRNPGDRQIISQAESELQRATLDAARTTRQLEETIDDFEKQKIQDIKRILCDFARVEMTFHAKALELYTMAYQSIHDVDEDDDLEVFRSSLHPPDYPLRSGVIRANSRASLDGTASSFLTSTAAFQRALGRQTEEEGDSDEDEEEDEEEEEEEESDEETP